ACCCCACTGCCCACTCCGGACGGTTGGACCACCATGGGGGCGGTCTCCGTCGGGGACGAACTGCTCGGTGCGAACGGGAACCCGGTGCGGGTCGTCAACGCCACCGAGGTCATGAACGGGCACACCTGCTACGAACTCGAGTTCTCGGACGGAACCACCGTCGTGGCCGACGCCCAGCACCAGTGGACCCTGCGGGACGGCGGTGTGCGGACCACGGCGACCCTGCACGACGAACAAGGCGGGGAACTGCCCGAGCACGCCGCTCTCGACCTGGAGCAGCGCGATCTCCCCGTTCCGCCCTACTCACTGGGCGTGTGGCTGACGGCGGGCGACCCGGAGACCGGCGAACTCACCGGCCTCCCCACCGAGGTCCTGGCCGATCTCGAACCGGAGGGGGTCGACAGCGCCGGTGAACGTCCCGTCGTCGACGAGGACACCGCCGCGAAGCTCGCCGAGCTGGGAGCCCGGCGGCAACCGGACGTTCCCGTCGAATACCTCCGCGCCAGCCAACGGCAGCGTCGCGACCTGCTGGCCGGGCTGGCCGACGCCGCGGGCGACGTGGCCGAGGACGGACGGGTGCGGCTGCGGGTGCGCGAGTCCCTCTCCGTGCGGGTGCGCGAGCTCGTGCTCACCCTGGGGTATCCGTGCACGGCCACGGTGGACACGGCGGCCGCGGAGACGGCTCCGACCACCCTGCTCGTCTTCGACAGCGGACAGGACCAGGTGTTCCGGGTTCCCGAGAAGGTCGAGCAGCACAAGCTGCACCGCGCCGGGGGGACGCCGACCAGGCACGTCGTCGCCGTCCGCCCCACCCGCAGCGTCCCGGTGCGCTGCGTCGAAGTGGACTCGTCCGACCGGCTCTACCTGGCCAGCCGCTCCTTCCTGCCCACCCACAACTCGACCCTCGGGCTGGACTTCGCCCGCGCCGCCTCCATCAAGGGCGGCGCGGCCAGCGTCATCTTCTCGCTGGAGATGGGGCGTACCGAGATCGTGATGCGGATGCTCTCGGCCGAGGCCCGCATCCGGCTCGGCGACATGCGCGGCGGGCGGATGACCGACGAGGACTGGACACGGCTGGCGCGTCGCATGAGCGAGATCAACGAGGCGCCGCTGTTCATCGACGACTCGCCGAACCTGACGATGATGGAGATCCGGGCCAAGGCCCGGCGGCTCAAGCAGCGCAACGACATCAGCCTGATCGTCGTCGACTACATGCAGCTGATGACCTCGGGCAAACGCGTCGAGTCCCGTCAGCAGGAGGTTTCCGAGTTCTCCAGGAACCTCAAGCTGCTGGCGAAGGAGCTCGAGGTTCCGGTGGTGGCGATCTCCCAGCTCAACCGTGGTCCCGAGCAGCGCAACGACCGGCGCCCCCAGCTCTCGGACCTGCGCGAGTCGGGCAGCCTGGAGCAGGACGCCGACGTGGTGGTCCTGATCCACCGTCCGGACGCCTTCGAACGCGACGACCCCCGCATGGGCGAGGCCGACCTG
This genomic stretch from Actinopolyspora halophila DSM 43834 harbors:
- the dnaB gene encoding replicative DNA helicase; translation: MSLSDERGADPSSNGKAGSGPDGSMDRQPPQDVAAEQSVLGGMMLSKDAIANVIEMLRPQDFYRPAHHAIYDCVLDLYGRGEPADPITVSAELERRGELGRVGGAPYLHTLIQTVPTAANANYYAEIVSEKAILRRLVEAGTRVVQYGYNGAEGAAIEEVVDRAQAAIYDVTESRTSEDYAALEDLLQPTMDEIDAIASRGGESQGLPTGFVDLDGVTNGLHPGQMVIVAARPGVGKALALDTPLPTPDGWTTMGAVSVGDELLGANGNPVRVVNATEVMNGHTCYELEFSDGTTVVADAQHQWTLRDGGVRTTATLHDEQGGELPEHAALDLEQRDLPVPPYSLGVWLTAGDPETGELTGLPTEVLADLEPEGVDSAGERPVVDEDTAAKLAELGARRQPDVPVEYLRASQRQRRDLLAGLADAAGDVAEDGRVRLRVRESLSVRVRELVLTLGYPCTATVDTAAAETAPTTLLVFDSGQDQVFRVPEKVEQHKLHRAGGTPTRHVVAVRPTRSVPVRCVEVDSSDRLYLASRSFLPTHNSTLGLDFARAASIKGGAASVIFSLEMGRTEIVMRMLSAEARIRLGDMRGGRMTDEDWTRLARRMSEINEAPLFIDDSPNLTMMEIRAKARRLKQRNDISLIVVDYMQLMTSGKRVESRQQEVSEFSRNLKLLAKELEVPVVAISQLNRGPEQRNDRRPQLSDLRESGSLEQDADVVVLIHRPDAFERDDPRMGEADLILAKHRAGPTETVTVAHQLHYSRFVDMAQE